Genomic window (Euzebya rosea):
CACCGACCCGAAGTCGAGGGAGAACAGGAACGCCGACGGCTCGGGCACCGACAGGTAGCTCGCCGGGAACCCGCAGAAGTGGCCGCCGTCGGTGATCAGCTGGCGGTTCGCCGGCAGCAGGGGTTCCAGCTCCGCGCAGACCGTCCGCGGGTCCAGCGCTCCCTCGGCCCCGGCGTCCTCGTGGGCTGCGCCCAGGTCGAAGGACCGCAGCCGCTCGGCCACCGCCTCGGTCCGGTAGCCGGGTCCGGCTCCGGCGACCATCTCGCGCAGCCGCGTCGCGACGAGCCGTGCGTCCCCCACGACCTGGACCGCCGCAGGGGTGTACCGCCCGACCGCCGCCGGGTCGACGTCGACGTGGATCAGCTCGGTGGGTGCGTGCAGCAGCGCCCCCGCCCGGTTGGTGAAGCTGTTCACCCCGGCGCCCAGCACGACCACGACGTCGGCGTCGGCGATCAGCTCGGCGCCCAGGGGTGTGGCGAAGCCGCCGCAGATGCCGACCGACCACGGATGCCCGTCGAACCACGACTTGCCCGGCAGCGTGGTCGCCAGCAGCGCCCCGACCTCGTCGGCCAGCGCGATCGCCGCCTCGCGGGCGTCGGCGCGGATCGCCCCTCGCCCGGCCAGCACGACCGGCCGCTCGGCGGTCCGCAGCAGCGCCGCCGCCTCGGCCAGCGCGGCCTCGTCGGGCTCGACGACCGGTGCCGACGTCGCCTCCTGAACCCCGGCGACAGGCGACGGACCCGATGACTCCTCGTCCTGGACATCCGTCGGCATGGACAGCGCGACGGGGCCCGGCCCGCGGCGTGCACGGGCGAACGCCGCCGCCACGTCCGCGGTGGCGGTGGCCGAGGAGAACGGCTGCACCGGCACACCGGCCGCGGCCAGCAGCGCCTCCTGGTCGCAGTCCTGCGGCAGGCCGGGCACGCCGTGCGGGGTGTCGCCGGTCAGCAGCACCAGGGGGGTGCCGGCCTTCCGGGCGGAGATCAGCGCGGTCAGCGTGTTGGTCAACCCCGGACCCTGCGTGACCGAGCACACCCCGACCCGTCCGCTGGTCCGGGCATATCCGTCGGCCATCGCCAGCGCCGCCGACTCGTGGCGGGCGGCGACCATCCGCACGTCGTGCACCGACGTCAGGTGCGGGATCAGCTTGAGGTTGCCGTCGCCCATCACCCCGAAGACCTCGGTGACACCCTCGGCCACCAGCGCAGCGGCGACCGCCTCCCATGCCTTCACTTGCGGGCTCCCACGATGGTCGCGTCGGACCCCCACGGGGTGATCGTCCCCTCCCGCTCGTGGAAGCGATCGGGCAGCTCGTCGACCATGTCCCACGCCATCGACAGCCGGCCGTAGCCGACGTACAGGCCGATGTGCATGCCGAGCTCGACGATCTCCGGTTCGCTGTAGTGCTCGCGCAGGTCGGCGATCGTCGCGTCGCTGATCGACAGGTGGTCGCTGGCCATCAGGTCGGCGAAC
Coding sequences:
- a CDS encoding thiamine pyrophosphate-binding protein, which translates into the protein MKAWEAVAAALVAEGVTEVFGVMGDGNLKLIPHLTSVHDVRMVAARHESAALAMADGYARTSGRVGVCSVTQGPGLTNTLTALISARKAGTPLVLLTGDTPHGVPGLPQDCDQEALLAAAGVPVQPFSSATATADVAAAFARARRGPGPVALSMPTDVQDEESSGPSPVAGVQEATSAPVVEPDEAALAEAAALLRTAERPVVLAGRGAIRADAREAAIALADEVGALLATTLPGKSWFDGHPWSVGICGGFATPLGAELIADADVVVVLGAGVNSFTNRAGALLHAPTELIHVDVDPAAVGRYTPAAVQVVGDARLVATRLREMVAGAGPGYRTEAVAERLRSFDLGAAHEDAGAEGALDPRTVCAELEPLLPANRQLITDGGHFCGFPASYLSVPEPSAFLFSLDFGSVGLGLGSAIGAAVAHPERLTVLAIGDGGLMMGLGDLETLAREQVPMLVLVFDDGAYGAELHFLRMLGLPEEQSLFTTPDLVAVAESVGARGVRIDTLDDLKALAAECVDLREPLVAHIPVNRDVRAGWLEEAFARKVGE